The window GGCCAAGCATGTTACTCAATCTGGAAACTTGAACGAGTTCTCCATGGTCTTGCTTAATAACACACTTTCATTACCACTTGGGCTTctgctttctttttccttcaacGAGATGGATTATCTGTATCAAACGTGAGTTCCTGTACTTTTTTGCTGTCCATGGAAAATGGTTTTTGTCATCTGAAAACAAAATGGTTGTTGTGTTATAATTGTGCAGGCCACTTCTGCGATTGCCAGGTTTCTGGATGGTCATGACACTTAGTGGACTTTTAGGGCTTGCCATTAGCTTCACTTCAATGTGGTTTCTTCATCAAACGGGAGCAACAACTTACAGGTACCAAATTAGAGAAACATGCAATTTCAAAACTATAGTTTGGAGAGTGTTGCTCTGCCCAGTCTTTTCCATATATCCCTTTTCTATACTTGCTTCTTTGGTGGTTTATTCCTTCTGAATATATACATCTTTCGTTTTATTCAAAATTCAGCCTGGTGGGATCGCTAAACAAGATACCTTTATCCATCGCGGGGATCGTTCTTTTCAATGTACCAACCAGTTTACAGAACTCAGCAAGCATACTCTTTGGTAAGCGATATCTTGATCAGTTCCGTTGTCCAACATTTTGGATTAACACATATCAGTTGTTTTGTGCATTAACCTGAGGCGCCTGAAATGCAGGTCTTGTGGCTGGGGTTGTATTTGCCAGAGCCAAAATGAGGGAGAAGTCCTAATACCCTTAACAGTTCCAACACATTTTCCTACATCAATCAGTATAGGACATGGCAAAAAAGATGACTAAAGCAGAGCAATGAGTTTACAACCTCAGAATTTCTATTCACATTATGTGTGTTTCTGTAACTACTAAACCATCCGCCACTCTGTTTGTAGAAGAAGACagtaaaatattaatgaatgtATCGATTCTTAGTGGTAAAATTAATATCGAGATACTCATGTCGAAACGAAATTAGACTGTCAAGTTCGTATCCCTCAAAACATTTCTTGTCCTACCTATTTACAGAGCATTTATGTAATTCAGAAATGTTTCTTGAGTTCGTTGCAACATACTTGGTGGAGCTCCACCAAATCTGGGGAATTGGTTTGAGAAGAAGGCCCAAGCTTGCAGTGCAAGGCAGACGACTCGATGGTTTTCAGAATCGCAAGAGGTGGGTATTTTGCGTCACTGGCTGGTGATAGGTGATGAATTCTGATCTCATCCTTGGGGAACCTAAATTCTTGGCCGTGGTAGTCAACTTCGAGTTCACCCAGCTTTGAGTATCCATGGTAAACCTTGAGGGGATCCTGACGATGACTCGTCATCTTCAACGACGTAAAGAAAGATAGAGCTTCTTCTTTTAGTACGCACAACAACTTTTCTTGAACTGCACGGATGGAGCGAGAGAACAGAGAGAATTATTatgatttcttttgttaatattttgtatgcgttttttttactattcacttccaattttgtatataaacattaataatCACTTAAGTTGTGTATGTATTTTAAACATCAGTAACCATTATTCTAATTACACACATCAAAATTATATGAGTACGAAGAAAAGGATAACACAAAACCTTTTTTTCCCTTCTCCTCCTTATCATCGTTATTAGTTAATAAATTTGTATCATCAAAAAAACATCGAGATcgtgaaaaaaacaaaaaacaaaattccctTAAGTTTTTCCACACTATCACCACCTTATCACGATCTCTAGATCGTAGAAACAGTTTGCATCTTGTACAAATTCAAGTCACCAAACTGGAGACTCATTTCTCTCTActtttccaaaattttgaatctttaaaTTCTCGCCATAGAGCAACGTTGGCATTATGTCACACATCGCTGATATACGAATGCAAGTACAGCCACTGGAGATGGGAGATTGTTAAGGCGGCTAATCTTTTCTTATGAGGAATGTGCCGATGCAACACAGGGAGATCCTCATCCCCAAATGATTTTCTCGAGATGCCCCGTATCAAATCAAACTTCCATCCCATGTGTAATTTTTTCAGTCTTCTCTCCTTTCTATCTCATCTATAAAACCTTATTTTTTATGTCACATTATTCTCATAAAGTTCATTATCATCTTACGATTTTAGGTGGGCCACATTAGAGATGACATAGAGTTAAAGATGTTTAATCAAAAGCCAAGGAAATGCAAGGCAATCACTAATTCTTCTATCTCTTCCCtattgtgaaatattttaaacaaattttcaatttctatacATTTGAAACACTTTAATTAATACTCTGCTTGGTTTAGGAAGAATAACACGCAATTCCATGACTAATACCAACCAgcatcacataatttttttttttatgttcccattattgtattaatatattaaatcagGACACCTCAATTGTTCTACCGTGTCAGAATAGAAATCACCATCATATAAACAATCTTTAGCGAGATTGTCTACAACACTATTACAAGAACGATATTcacaaaagtaaagaaaatagACGTAAACTTTATAGCCCATAAGCGAATGTCTTGCACCATACTCTCGATCTCGCACCTGTTATAAATTCCATTGATCACTTTAATTAATACCTCACATTCCCCTTCAAATATTACTGATGTATAACTACAAATACAAACTTGTTGAATAGTTGCTAGGAGAGCTTTAGTTTCTGCTGCCAAAGTAGAAGATGCAGTAGATAAGCTTGATGAACCCCAAACCTTACTAAGGCTTTGATGATCTCTGATAATCCAGCCTCCTCTTGTTTCTAATGTTTGTTGATTAAAACTcgcatcaaaattacattttgtGTAAGGATAAATTAGAGTAGTCCATCGAAGTTATTCAGATGGTGTAATTCGTTGTATAGTTGTATCCGTcgaaaataaaattgtattgttTACCCATTCGTTCACCTCATTGATTgcttttaaagttattttggATGGACTGTCCCAAAACTTGTTAAAAAGGCAGTTGTTCCTTGTTTTCCAAATCCTCCACATGATCCAAAAAGATAATAAGCTTTGTGTTGTAGGAGAATTGGATAATTCATAATAACTCAACATATTGCCTATGAGATCCATAATTATTTGTAAGTCTTTGCTAATAATTGAATGTTATTGTTGGCTTCGAATATgcaaaatgcatatatataaactaacaTTATAATCctgtcaaaaattattttattttgcattgttttttgtgtaaaatgtataatatatctttatgtctcttattttttttatttataaatatacactGTATCTTATTATATCAAtctatatgatttttaaaatttacttttaacataaaGAGCTATGTTTGCATTCTCAATTTTTCTCATGTTTTCGTTGTGTCCATTGGCTACTATCGCTTTTGACTTTTCTATGTATTCTAACATGGGTTTTCTTCTCTCCATCGTGTAATTTAGTTACCATATTTGGTTGCGAATTCGTATTTATATTTATGactatatattttgtcaaaGTTAGTTACATTTAGTTCAGTTAGAGTATTTTGTGCCGCATGATGGACGTTTCCGTTCATACCTTTCCATTGGTGGTCCGTCTTGGTTACAGTCTCGGATTGAGGATGAAAGAAGGATTTTATAGATTctacattttttatatgtttggttttctttatggtttgaagtttttgtttattatagagcattatgctctgtttttgtaatgttttggaTTCTATctaatttcaataaaatttctatgatgacaaaaaaaaggatattaTGACTAAATGGTAACGTatttatggttaattaaatatgtcACAGTTTTGTATGTAAATCGTTACAACATTTTGACCGGCCAAActgtcacaattttttttgtcacaatatTCCCTTTTTAATAGGCTGAGGATAATGAATAGAAAAAGCAGCTAACTAGAAATGAAACTGAACATGAAGACTCACTGATTAGGTGAAGACAAAGTAGACAACCAAAAGACATAAGTAATTAAGGTTTGAGGAATTCAATAGAAGACGAAATACCAGTAAAGATAGAATATAACATGAGACACAATGAGTTGAGTAGCTTCCTTATGTTAATGCTTActataatagaaaaaataagCTTACTATATTATCAAAAGTTTCAACCAAGTTAAGTTATTTATTATGTTAATGTACATATACATAGGATATTTTTTAAAGGTAAACAGTTATGCAAAAATTGGTTTGTATTTTTCAATACTACGACTTCATAAATTTCACCAGTATAGGTAGTTGGAATATTTGTGTGCTCCacaatttctatattattatagattttattttttttgtgaaaatgtaaaatatgatttattggaatttttttatttaattctaaaaatatacatagctaaTTTCTTTTTGATATCTGTTATACTTTTTGACTGGAATTGATTTAAATGAGAAGCCAAAATCTCAAACCATGTTAAATCAGATTTTAcgtttgtcctttttttttttgttgacatcaGATTTCACATTAGTTCTTATATCGATCcatatttaactatttacttaCATAAAAACCCGTTTAAAAACCAGAATCTAAtaagcaaaagtaaaaataaacaaaactataccATGCAAACCACGAGGTAGTGGGCTAGTGGTTCTATCTTGGTTGTAAGAGTTGCCATGTGGTCCAGGCCAGAGATCGATTCTCTCCAAGTACAGAATTGCTAGCTTTATCCCTTTGGCCACATGGGTATGAACTCATTGATTATGGCCCATTTGAAAGCTTGGGGGGATCCTACCTATAGGATACCCTCTCCATAAGTCTCGGACCCCTCCATAGGTCTGAGGATTTAtcctgagttatcaaaaaaaaaaaaaaaaaactataccaTGCACGTAGAACAGAAACCATGAGAGATCTAAGTGTAAAGACGTGGAAAGTGTAAAATGTTTATGTCAATAAGTCGAGATATAGAGATATCAGATATGTTTTGAAGAGGGTTTTGtaaatt is drawn from Camelina sativa cultivar DH55 chromosome 1, Cs, whole genome shotgun sequence and contains these coding sequences:
- the LOC104793674 gene encoding GDP-mannose transporter GONST1-like isoform X2; this translates as MVTVLKNVTNVITAVGEMYLFNKQHDNRVWAALFLMIISAVSGGITDLSFNAVGYAWQIANCFLTASYSLTLRKTMDTAKHVTQSGNLNEFSMVLLNNTLSLPLGLLLSFSFNEMDYLYQTPLLRLPGFWMVMTLSGLLGLAISFTSMWFLHQTGATTYSLVGSLNKIPLSIAGIVLFNVPTSLQNSASILFGLVAGVVFARAKMREKS